One window from the genome of Pseudobdellovibrionaceae bacterium encodes:
- a CDS encoding glutathione binding-like protein, whose product MSAKLQLYSLATPNGQKVSIALEEMGLDYEAHRIDILKGDQFKPDFIAINPNSKIPALVDPEGDNGKPLNIFESGAILVYLAEKSGKFLPKDPAERSKTLQWLFFQMGGAGPMFGQFGHFFKYAKDKCDHPYPLERYKNESQRLLQVIDTQLEKNKFIAGDELTIADMALAPWIACLSKFYNADEILELSKFEHINAWMETLWSRPGFKKGAEVCA is encoded by the coding sequence ATGTCTGCAAAACTCCAACTTTATTCCCTGGCCACACCCAACGGCCAAAAAGTCTCTATCGCCCTGGAAGAAATGGGCCTTGACTACGAAGCCCATCGCATTGACATCCTAAAGGGCGACCAATTTAAACCCGATTTTATTGCCATCAACCCGAACTCTAAAATCCCCGCCCTTGTGGATCCAGAAGGCGACAATGGCAAACCTCTTAATATTTTTGAGTCAGGGGCGATTCTTGTTTACCTCGCCGAAAAGTCAGGAAAGTTTTTACCTAAAGACCCCGCAGAGCGCTCAAAGACTTTACAATGGCTGTTCTTTCAAATGGGCGGAGCAGGCCCTATGTTTGGCCAATTTGGACACTTCTTTAAGTACGCCAAAGACAAGTGCGATCACCCCTACCCTTTAGAGCGATACAAAAATGAAAGCCAAAGACTTTTGCAAGTCATTGACACCCAATTAGAAAAAAACAAATTCATTGCTGGCGACGAACTCACGATTGCTGACATGGCTCTGGCACCTTGGATTGCTTGTCTTTCCAAGTTTTATAACGCGGATGAAATTTTAGAACTGAGTAAGTTTGAACACATCAACGCATGGATGGAAACCCTGTGGAGTCGCCCTGGATTTAAAAAAGGAGCGGAAGTTTGCGCTTAA
- a CDS encoding cytochrome b/b6 domain-containing protein — MALTILLNAYVLEAGDPPHKYIGYLCVALVVLRLALSKKRTATHYNPNAIYIYGLIWLAIFGLGLTGFMMGLDRFWGNTTLEQIHGTIANVILVLVLIHLIGVFFDAYKHKRRTWMVMITGDKE; from the coding sequence GTGGCTCTGACCATTTTGCTTAATGCTTATGTGCTTGAGGCGGGCGATCCGCCTCATAAGTATATAGGATACCTGTGCGTGGCACTTGTCGTTCTTAGGCTTGCGCTTTCTAAAAAAAGAACCGCAACCCACTACAACCCCAACGCCATTTACATCTATGGTTTGATTTGGCTTGCAATTTTTGGGTTAGGCCTTACAGGTTTTATGATGGGCCTTGATCGGTTTTGGGGAAACACCACTCTAGAGCAGATCCATGGCACCATCGCCAATGTCATCTTAGTTCTTGTGCTGATCCATTTAATAGGTGTGTTTTTTGATGCCTACAAACATAAACGCCGCACTTGGATGGTGATGATCACGGGGGACAAAGAGTAG
- a CDS encoding GFA family protein — protein sequence MTKEATGTCLCGKITLKAKQMNTSLGACHCATCRKWTGGPFLAVDCGSSVNVQGEEFLSVYNSSDWGERAFCKSCGTILFFRLKDHSFYSVSAELFNEPELKFETQIFIDSKPDYYEFANPTKNMTGEEVFAAFAPKS from the coding sequence ATGACAAAAGAAGCTACAGGCACATGCCTATGTGGAAAGATCACTCTTAAAGCCAAACAAATGAACACCTCTCTGGGAGCGTGCCATTGTGCTACATGCAGAAAATGGACTGGTGGTCCTTTTTTAGCCGTGGACTGCGGTTCTAGCGTCAATGTGCAAGGTGAAGAGTTCTTAAGTGTTTACAATTCCTCAGACTGGGGTGAACGCGCTTTTTGCAAAAGCTGTGGAACAATTTTGTTTTTTAGATTGAAAGACCACAGCTTTTATTCTGTTTCTGCTGAACTGTTTAACGAACCCGAACTCAAGTTTGAAACACAAATCTTTATTGATAGCAAACCTGACTATTATGAATTTGCAAACCCTACTAAGAATATGACAGGCGAAGAGGTGTTTGCGGCTTTTGCACCTAAAAGCTAA
- a CDS encoding thioredoxin domain-containing protein, translating to MKHLNEWSNQGVDVEVLHVTTFKEKIFDYETNKEWNYTGERPVIIDFYADWCGPCRMQMPILEDMAEKYKGLVDVYKVDTEASPELAAIFEIRSIPSILFIPLKGEPAMNTGLIQEEGFEQAIADLFEIPAPQ from the coding sequence ATGAAACACCTAAATGAGTGGAGTAACCAAGGAGTGGACGTGGAAGTTTTGCATGTGACTACATTTAAAGAAAAAATTTTTGATTATGAAACAAATAAAGAATGGAACTACACAGGCGAGCGTCCAGTGATTATTGATTTTTATGCCGACTGGTGTGGTCCATGCAGAATGCAAATGCCCATCCTTGAGGACATGGCAGAAAAATATAAAGGACTTGTGGATGTGTACAAAGTAGATACAGAAGCTAGCCCAGAGCTTGCCGCCATTTTCGAGATTCGCAGTATCCCTAGTATTTTATTCATTCCCCTAAAGGGTGAGCCCGCCATGAACACAGGCTTAATCCAAGAGGAAGGCTTTGAACAGGCCATAGCAGACTTGTTTGAGATTCCTGCTCCTCAGTAA
- a CDS encoding manganese efflux pump MntP family protein, with the protein MIDFIEVVTFSLVLSTDSFSAALAMGTRPHKLSDTLKFAFASSGAEVLVLLLGALAGASIVTQFDFIDHWLSFALLAVVAVHMAFEAIKELRQDNSASKPKKFHNFFKILIVSFATSLDSFVVGVTLGVQEKSLTPFILCVGICVFVLTLVGMKISKTTSDSLGPIFSLIGSGILLLLAFKFLIEGL; encoded by the coding sequence ATGATAGATTTTATTGAAGTTGTCACATTTAGCTTGGTCCTAAGCACAGACTCCTTTTCTGCGGCCTTAGCTATGGGAACTCGTCCCCATAAACTCAGTGACACTTTAAAATTCGCTTTTGCTTCTAGTGGAGCTGAAGTTTTAGTTCTACTTTTAGGCGCCCTTGCTGGAGCCAGCATTGTCACGCAATTTGATTTTATTGATCACTGGCTGTCCTTTGCCTTACTTGCAGTTGTTGCAGTTCACATGGCTTTTGAGGCGATCAAAGAATTACGCCAGGACAATAGCGCGAGCAAACCCAAAAAGTTTCATAACTTTTTTAAAATTCTTATCGTGTCTTTTGCAACCAGCTTGGACTCGTTTGTGGTGGGGGTCACTTTAGGGGTGCAAGAAAAATCCCTAACGCCTTTTATACTGTGTGTGGGAATCTGTGTCTTTGTCCTGACCCTCGTGGGAATGAAAATCTCAAAGACCACATCCGATAGTTTAGGTCCCATTTTTAGTCTTATTGGTTCGGGAATTTTATTACTCTTAGCATTTAAATTTTTAATTGAAGGTTTGTAA
- a CDS encoding TlpA family protein disulfide reductase: MNFKNKKIFSIDNLLFVIALLVIVFIIIPRAWKNFLLQGQEAAKIVNLVSIHNEPLEITPPYALVFWATWCKPCDIELGRIQSMIEENKIPQNKVIAVAVDDHLKPILEAQAKRNYSFPIVWDEDQSLSSMYQVQGTPTILVIQKDNTIKWATTGLSPLLKLRLQSYLN; the protein is encoded by the coding sequence ATGAACTTTAAAAACAAAAAAATCTTCAGTATTGACAACCTACTTTTTGTTATCGCCCTTCTGGTGATCGTTTTTATCATCATTCCTCGTGCATGGAAGAATTTCTTACTGCAAGGTCAAGAGGCTGCAAAGATTGTAAATCTCGTAAGCATTCACAACGAACCCTTAGAGATAACTCCTCCCTACGCACTCGTATTTTGGGCCACGTGGTGTAAACCCTGTGATATCGAACTGGGGCGCATTCAATCTATGATTGAAGAAAATAAAATTCCACAAAATAAAGTTATCGCGGTGGCTGTGGATGACCACCTCAAACCCATTTTAGAGGCCCAAGCAAAAAGAAATTACAGTTTCCCCATAGTATGGGATGAAGATCAGAGCTTAAGCTCAATGTACCAAGTCCAAGGCACACCCACCATTTTAGTCATTCAAAAGGACAACACCATAAAGTGGGCTACAACGGGACTGAGTCCACTTTTAAAATTAAGACTGCAAAGTTATCTGAATTAA
- a CDS encoding DUF4087 domain-containing protein, with amino-acid sequence MRLLIAFLTITLASPVFAKNVTRCGWIWNPTPANYWIDDADGQWIISVQGGYQAKGDIEAYPTDEQMVRTNGNYGYWCGCITGSFDVKRQLVKEIVSSSVKNLKVCLEDPNL; translated from the coding sequence ATGAGATTACTCATTGCATTTTTAACCATAACTTTAGCAAGCCCCGTTTTCGCAAAAAACGTAACTCGTTGTGGGTGGATTTGGAACCCAACGCCTGCAAACTACTGGATTGATGATGCTGATGGACAATGGATTATCAGCGTGCAAGGTGGATATCAAGCCAAGGGCGATATTGAAGCGTACCCGACAGATGAGCAAATGGTACGAACAAACGGTAATTATGGGTACTGGTGTGGATGTATTACGGGATCATTTGATGTAAAGAGGCAACTAGTAAAAGAGATTGTTTCAAGTTCAGTAAAAAACTTAAAAGTTTGTCTGGAAGACCCCAATCTTTAA
- a CDS encoding DUF3365 domain-containing protein, with product MRFKFYIFFVSSFLIFVTSLGCSKDSASTHNLTAPVIEKLSSLNALREGLAASIDANAPITPDTFKTTCMPVGMEYKRWSDSQGFTSKQVSDKNRNPLHSPNATEEKIIAEFQNQNTLKHKVVTTTEGTFVYHRINVTSACLHCHGSKDMRPDFIKTKYPKDKAYDYKEGDFRGIYSVFIPKVLPKTQN from the coding sequence ATGAGATTTAAATTTTACATCTTTTTTGTTTCTAGCTTTTTAATTTTTGTCACTTCTCTAGGCTGTAGCAAAGACAGCGCAAGCACTCACAACCTCACAGCACCTGTGATCGAAAAATTAAGCTCTTTAAATGCCTTAAGAGAAGGGCTGGCGGCATCTATTGACGCTAATGCGCCCATTACTCCAGACACTTTTAAAACCACATGTATGCCCGTTGGAATGGAATACAAAAGGTGGTCAGACTCCCAGGGGTTTACGTCTAAACAGGTCTCCGACAAAAACCGCAATCCTTTACATTCCCCCAATGCCACTGAAGAAAAGATCATCGCCGAATTTCAAAATCAGAACACACTTAAACACAAGGTTGTGACCACTACCGAGGGAACTTTTGTTTATCATAGAATCAACGTCACCTCTGCTTGCCTGCACTGTCATGGCTCTAAAGACATGCGACCTGATTTTATTAAAACCAAGTACCCAAAAGACAAAGCCTATGATTATAAGGAAGGGGATTTTCGTGGCATATACTCTGTTTTTATCCCTAAAGTCTTACCCAAAACACAAAATTAA
- a CDS encoding PepSY domain-containing protein: MKTQLAILAMVLFAATSCTKKHGHTHCTDEDQSTWQDQEAFQQNLVEQGYRINEFKVTKGNCYEIYGWDKEQNKVEIYFNPIDGSIVKQKSQ, translated from the coding sequence ATGAAAACACAACTGGCCATCTTAGCTATGGTTTTATTCGCAGCCACATCGTGCACCAAAAAACATGGGCACACTCACTGCACAGACGAAGACCAAAGCACTTGGCAAGATCAAGAGGCTTTTCAGCAAAACCTCGTAGAGCAAGGTTACAGAATCAATGAATTCAAAGTGACTAAAGGCAACTGCTACGAGATTTATGGTTGGGATAAAGAGCAAAACAAAGTGGAAATCTATTTTAACCCCATTGATGGCTCTATCGTAAAACAAAAATCTCAGTGA